One genomic window of Glycine max cultivar Williams 82 chromosome 16, Glycine_max_v4.0, whole genome shotgun sequence includes the following:
- the LOC100804275 gene encoding pentatricopeptide repeat-containing protein At3g62890: protein MMRFYTTSAKPFHSDHYSRLVSLIDSCKSMQQIKQTHAQLITTALISHPVSANKLLKLAACASLSYAHKLFDQIPQPDLFIYNTMIKAHSLSPHSCHNSLIVFRSLTQDLGLFPNRYSFVFAFSACGNGLGVQEGEQVRIHAVKVGLENNVFVVNALIGMYGKWGLVGESQKVFQWAVDRDLYSWNTLIAAYVGSGNMSLAKELFDGMRERDVVSWSTIIAGYVQVGCFMEALDFFHKMLQIGPKPNEYTLVSALAACSNLVALDQGKWIHAYIGKGEIKMNERLLASIIDMYAKCGEIESASRVFFEHKVKQKVWLWNAMIGGFAMHGMPNEAINVFEQMKVEKISPNKVTFIALLNACSHGYMVEEGKLYFRLMVSDYAITPEIEHYGCMVDLLSRSGLLKEAEDMISSMPMAPDVAIWGALLNACRIYKDMERGYRIGRIIKGMDPNHIGCHVLLSNIYSTSGRWNEARILREKNEISRDRKKIPGCSSIELKGTFHQFLVGDQSHPQSREIYSFLDEMTTKLKSAGYVPELGELLHDIDDEEDKETALSVHSEKLAIAFGLMNTANGTPIRIVKNLRVCGDCHQATKFISKVYNRVIIVRDRTRYHHFEDGICSCKDYW from the exons ATGATGCGGTTCTACACAACCTCTGCAAAACCTTTTCATTCTGACCACTATAGTAGACTTGTCTCTTTGATTGACTCATGCAAATCAATGCAACAAATTAAGCAAACCCATGCGCAATTAATAACCACAGCTCTAATCTCACACCCTGTTTCAGCCAACAAGCTCCTCAAGCTTGCTGCTTGTGCTTCTCTTTCTTATGCCCACAAACTGTTTGATCAAATTCCTCAACCGGACTTGTTCATTTATAACACCATGATAAAAGCACATTCTTTGTCACCCCATTCCTGCCACAATTCCCTCATAGTGTTCCGCTCGCTAACTCAGGATTTGGGCCTTTTCCCAAATCGATATAGCTTTGTATTTGCTTTCAGTGCTTGTGGCAATGGGTTGGGCGTGCAGGAGGGAGAGCAGGTTCGCATTCATGCTGTGAAAGTTGGTTTGGAGAACAATGTGTTTGTTGTGAATGCCTTGATTGGTATGTATGGGAAGTGGGGACTTGTTGGGGAGAGCCAGAAGGTATTTCAATGGGCTGTGGATAGAGACCTGTATTCTTGGAACACCTTGATTGCTGCCTATGTTGGATCCGGTAACATGAGTCTAGCTAAGGAATTATTTGATGGAATGCGAGAAAGAGATGTTGTGTCATGGAGTACTATAATAGCTGGTTATGTTCAG GTTGGTTGTTTCATGGAGGCTTTGGATTTCTTCCACAAGATGTTGCAAATAGGTCCCAAGCCAAATGAATATACCCTTGTAAGTGCTCTTGCAGCCTGTTCAAATCTAGTAGCATTGGATCAAGGAAAGTGGATCCATGCTTACATTGGGAAGGGTGAGATTAAGATGAATGAGAGGCTTCTTGCTAGCATCATTGACATGTATGCAAAGTGCGGAGAGATAGAATCAGCATCAAGAGTTTTCTTTGAACAcaaggtaaagcaaaaagtTTGGCTCTGGAATGCCATGATTGGTGGGTTTGCGATGCATGGAATGCCCAACGAGGCCATAAATGTGTTTGAACAAATGAAGGTTGAAAAAATATCTCCTAATAAAGTCACATTCATTGCCTTATTGAATGCTTGTAGTCATGGCTATATGGTTGAGGAGGGGAAATTATATTTCAGATTGATGGTTAGTGATTATGCAATTACCCCAGAAATAGAGCATTATGGATGCATGGTAGATCTACTTAGTCGTTCTGGTCTCTTGAAAGAGGCTGAAGACATGATTTCAAGTATGCCTATGGCTCCAGATGTTGCAATCTGGGGAGCACTGTTGAATGCGTGTAGAATCTATAAAGATATGGAGCGGGGATATAGAATAGGCAGGATCATTAAAGGCATGGATCCTAACCATATAGGCTGTCATGTTCTATTGAGTAATATATATTCTACATCTGGGAGATGGAATGAAGCAAGAATTCTGAGAGAGAAGAATGAAATCAGTAGGGATAGAAAAAAGATTCCTGGTTGCAGCTCAATTGAATTGAAGGGAACGTTCCATCAATTCCTTGTTGGAGATCAATCCCATCCTCAAAGTAGGGAGATTTATTCATTTTTGGATGAGATGACAACTAAGTTGAAGAGTGCTGGGTATGTTCCTGAGTTAGGGGAACTTTTGCATGATATTGATGATGAGGAAGATAAAGAGACTGCTCTGTCTGTACACAGTGAGAAATTGGCTATTGCTTTTGGATTGATGAACACAGCAAATGGAACTCCAATTCGCATTGTGAAGAATTTAAGAGTATGCGGGGATTGTCATCAGGCAACAAAATTCATCTCCAAGGTTTACAACAGAGTAATTATAGTTAGAGACAGAACAAGGTATCACCACTTCGAAGATGGAATCTGCTCTTGCAAAGACTATTGGTAG